The window ATTGAAGCTTTGGCTGCAGTATATGCGCATTGGGTACCGCAAGAAAGAATTTTAAGAACTAATGTGTGGTCTTCAGAGTTATCTAAACTTACAGCAAATGCCTTTTTAGCACAACGTGTTTCATCAATCAATGCAATGTCAGAAATTTGTGAGAAAACTGGAGCAGATGTAAATGAAGTTTCTAAAGCTATCGGGATGGATAGTAGAATAGGCGCTAAGTTTTTAAAATCGTCTGTAGGTTTTGGAGGTTCTTGTTTTCAAAAAGACATTTTAAATCTTGTTTATATTGCTAAAAGTTACGGATTAAATGAAGTAGCTGATTACTGGGAACAAGTAATTCTAATGAATGAACACCAAAAACAACGTTTTTCAGATAATATTGTGAGTACACTTTACAACACAGTATCTGGTAAAAAGATTGCGTTTTTAGGATGGGCATTTAAAAAAGATACCAATGATACTAGAGAATCAGCAGCCATCAAAGTCGCTGATAATTTACTAAATGAGCAAGCAGAAATAACAGTTTTTGATCCTAAAGTGGTGGAAGAACGTATTTATGCCGATTTAGACTATTTAAATACAAGATCAAGCGAAGAAAATAGAAGTCTTCTTAAAGTTGAAAATAACCCTTACGAAACGTGTAAAAGCGCTCATGCTATTGCCGTTTTAACCGAATGGGATGAATTTAAAACCTATGATTGGAAGCAAATTTTTAACAATATGCAGAAACCAGCTTTCGTTTTTGATGGAAGAGGTATTTTAGATAAAGAAGTTTTAGAAGATATCGGATTTGTTTACTACAAAATAGGAACCGGTCAATAAAGAATAATAAATAATGAAAAAAGTACTTATAACAGGA is drawn from Lacinutrix sp. WUR7 and contains these coding sequences:
- a CDS encoding UDP-glucose 6-dehydrogenase, coding for MKIKNICCIGAGYVGGPTMAVIAKQCPNIKVTVVDINEARIAAWNDNNLDNLPVFEPGLDAIVKEARGRNLFFSTEVDKAIDEAEMIFISVNTPTKTYGKGKGMAADLKYIELCARQIARVSKQDKIIVEKSTLPVRTASAIKDILDNTGNDVAFQILSNPEFLAEGTAVEDLLSPDRVLIGGDTTPEGTKAIEALAAVYAHWVPQERILRTNVWSSELSKLTANAFLAQRVSSINAMSEICEKTGADVNEVSKAIGMDSRIGAKFLKSSVGFGGSCFQKDILNLVYIAKSYGLNEVADYWEQVILMNEHQKQRFSDNIVSTLYNTVSGKKIAFLGWAFKKDTNDTRESAAIKVADNLLNEQAEITVFDPKVVEERIYADLDYLNTRSSEENRSLLKVENNPYETCKSAHAIAVLTEWDEFKTYDWKQIFNNMQKPAFVFDGRGILDKEVLEDIGFVYYKIGTGQ